A portion of the Pseudomonas synxantha BG33R genome contains these proteins:
- a CDS encoding homocysteine S-methyltransferase family protein, protein MGAARTVILDGGMGRELQRRGAPFRQPEWSALALSEAPQAVEAVHAAYIDSGADVITSNSYAVVPFHIGEARFAAEGQALAALAGELARRAVQASGKAVRVAGSLPPLFGSYRPDLFLPERVSELLTPLVQGLAPHVDLWLAETQSSIVEARAIHAGLPQDGKPFWLSFTLKDEDTDDVPRLRSGEPVAEAAEAAAQLGVQVLLFNCSQPEVIGAAIDAARETFERLGVAIQIGAYANAFPPQPKEATANDGLDPLRDDLDPPGYLHWAADWQARGANHLGGCCGIGPEHIAVLAQRLTN, encoded by the coding sequence ATGGGCGCAGCACGCACAGTAATTCTCGATGGTGGCATGGGCCGTGAACTGCAACGCCGTGGCGCGCCGTTCCGCCAGCCGGAGTGGTCGGCATTGGCCTTGAGCGAAGCGCCGCAAGCGGTGGAGGCGGTACACGCGGCCTATATCGACAGCGGTGCCGACGTGATTACCAGCAACAGCTACGCGGTGGTGCCCTTTCATATTGGTGAGGCGCGCTTCGCCGCCGAAGGCCAGGCGCTGGCCGCATTGGCCGGTGAGTTGGCGCGACGGGCGGTGCAGGCGTCCGGCAAGGCGGTGCGTGTCGCTGGCTCCTTGCCGCCGCTGTTTGGCTCCTACCGGCCCGACTTGTTCCTGCCGGAGCGGGTCAGCGAGTTGCTGACACCGCTGGTGCAGGGCCTGGCACCTCACGTCGACCTGTGGCTGGCGGAAACCCAGAGCTCAATCGTTGAAGCGCGAGCGATTCATGCCGGGCTGCCGCAGGACGGTAAACCGTTCTGGCTGTCGTTCACCTTGAAAGACGAAGACACCGACGACGTACCGCGCCTGCGCTCCGGCGAACCGGTAGCGGAAGCGGCCGAGGCGGCGGCGCAGTTGGGTGTGCAGGTGTTGTTGTTCAACTGCAGCCAGCCGGAAGTGATCGGCGCGGCGATCGATGCCGCGCGGGAGACCTTCGAGCGATTGGGCGTAGCGATTCAGATCGGTGCCTACGCCAACGCCTTCCCGCCGCAACCCAAGGAAGCCACGGCCAACGATGGCCTGGACCCGTTGCGCGACGACCTCGACCCACCGGGTTACCTGCATTGGGCTGCTGATTGGCAGGCGCGTGGCGCCAACCATTTGGGTGGGTGCTGTGGCATCGGGCCGGAGCATATTGCGGTGCTGGCGCAGCGCCTGACCAACTGA
- a CDS encoding dermonecrotic toxin domain-containing protein, translating to MNAPASTTTPSNTSRQDARIALLTQFSTGPSFRETATLLLREALQEQYPTLDIDPDTVMLATPTWNLDDDRVSAGPTEYQALSDILARQAVLAVPILYLQGEHFLTQQPIIEPAVHLPVRVNEIAKTINQLAPSMLRAYQQQTINYWNQTNGSGPHWHELSNLLRTVWNVEAADDWTATECAMARALFTHPDKADRKGNDLYKLRACLVDIDRVDDEGQVKHVNDVIIAVLIGEHEGKTTVLTHSLLKGYEKFPSLELLGQSLPAHLSGSVTDPQIQWRLFEPDGNFFDHQACALVSLQIDTIAEIDFSDLRKTNNVDMALGTPPAAAPPPAQSSPDLAWYREQMPDWLTNASPSDSNFYARHLKDLAALHNQNAGRSFLDDVPTIEAYALKVIKAKVIKDHPDSTNLPLEKIFLQIESPVVWGTFVVPGQVESNRFSLVELALQNLIAVPVGNKVVKTSNGSNLPEWMTPAYFESLATDADIGRTYPALIKEKLLDDTRESARRNTLYSQHLRIQLPMQALQAKIRQEDNIDERGYRYVTAVMQEKATDSKVDGQTIVLRPLAFVPTRRTDTSVDTVANMYVIGPEDPAAGPCLLYRPLFTPALMQFPSPANLIYTIAQSSSLCESVLAWLPDAVRSDYTNYVFPGSLPSPWAVAEYLVEPDKLWTMSGPMTLGTEVLNGDRFTTMFKANAQALIELADRQSVSNAESRWATFKHAGWVIFNGVLPFLGRTIGTGAWIWQVVDQLQTFVQAHDHDEKQAEWSALTDVLLNLGMAITLHAASRSHRTGYPRKTTPKLTKATSTKQVTIKQEVTLTKELPATHLPHLHTSGAIKRIPSELATVLDSFKVSKPQGLGAAQTAKNQYQHLFHQAQKYYAPVGERWFEVSAGEDEAVVIIDPKQPGRTGPALIHNAQGQWFIDTRLRLRGAGSKQLQEQSKSKAEINAIEAKRRLTLFEQNKPTAQLELQQAHLAMSDTASSTSSEVSRQTYLQKLKSQSSDYEKALQQLKILNTFSPSADYQQHAIRYVNAQLELTRTGITEAQVAFTPKLKTVLDQVEHQISHPEERHIDDARIMSELSQDMIQRLNYSQSRLTQLKALGELGFEQIRNYRSQLPSYTARDLRALQVSLARNLCLDGDSIATASSAWSAIDTIVDTANLSIQALHETSMERSQARLDERIETLGSLVEQFKIIDERLQDFPDEFPDAALPARITTLREKIRDFYRETLGSLELLHADRDTLRSRPTPPLTPPRAKQKIIHTRYNGVLVGVPRLTEAGDETGMVDVISPLNQQIMATFHEKTPGVWVQHVNPVETTTTTTILDVATSISLAQKLLDGLGAFKQRTGQQAIKPERSATGIEWLYHEHALKLEQASANIEQALTQSNSTESNGGSAALVNKQLGEAAQALYQEAARQKLQMIKKRPPTISSVEWLKQNNEIVIKRTVKRRRLKGPVKVYLDEYTLSNRSDKTVLWYAHFHYSAEWVPARAFLRGRLKTPQEHARGVDADSLDGLNEQQKTAFYLSEINRDQAQRLFFKVK from the coding sequence ATGAACGCCCCCGCTTCAACGACCACGCCCTCGAACACATCACGTCAGGATGCACGCATAGCGCTGCTCACCCAATTCTCTACAGGTCCTTCGTTCAGGGAGACTGCAACCCTGCTGCTGCGCGAGGCGCTACAGGAGCAGTACCCGACGCTGGATATCGACCCGGACACCGTCATGCTCGCAACGCCCACCTGGAACCTGGATGACGACCGGGTCAGCGCCGGCCCCACCGAGTACCAGGCTCTGAGTGACATCCTTGCCAGGCAGGCAGTGCTGGCGGTGCCGATCTTGTACCTTCAGGGCGAGCACTTTCTCACGCAGCAACCGATCATCGAGCCGGCAGTACACCTGCCCGTGCGCGTGAATGAAATCGCCAAGACCATCAACCAACTGGCGCCCTCGATGCTGCGGGCCTATCAGCAACAAACGATCAACTATTGGAATCAAACCAACGGCAGCGGCCCACATTGGCACGAGCTGTCGAACCTGCTGCGCACGGTGTGGAATGTCGAGGCCGCCGATGACTGGACCGCCACCGAGTGTGCCATGGCTCGCGCCCTGTTCACTCACCCCGACAAAGCCGACAGAAAGGGCAACGACCTCTACAAGCTCAGGGCTTGCCTGGTTGATATCGACCGAGTCGACGATGAAGGGCAGGTCAAGCACGTCAATGATGTGATCATCGCGGTATTGATCGGCGAACACGAAGGCAAAACCACAGTCCTCACGCATTCGCTGCTCAAGGGTTATGAAAAGTTTCCTTCGCTGGAGCTCCTGGGCCAATCCTTGCCCGCGCACCTGTCGGGCTCTGTCACGGACCCGCAAATCCAATGGCGTCTGTTTGAACCGGATGGCAATTTCTTTGATCACCAAGCCTGTGCATTGGTGTCATTGCAGATCGATACCATCGCTGAAATCGACTTCTCCGACCTGCGCAAAACCAACAACGTCGATATGGCACTGGGCACGCCACCTGCTGCTGCCCCGCCGCCTGCGCAAAGCAGCCCGGATCTGGCCTGGTACCGCGAGCAGATGCCCGACTGGCTGACAAATGCTTCACCCAGCGACTCGAATTTCTATGCTCGGCACCTCAAAGACCTCGCCGCGCTGCATAACCAGAATGCCGGTCGGTCGTTCCTGGACGACGTCCCTACTATCGAGGCGTACGCGTTGAAGGTCATCAAGGCAAAGGTGATCAAGGACCACCCGGATAGCACTAACCTGCCCTTGGAGAAGATCTTCCTGCAAATAGAGAGCCCGGTCGTGTGGGGCACTTTCGTCGTCCCGGGCCAGGTTGAGAGCAACAGGTTCAGCCTGGTTGAACTGGCCCTGCAAAACCTGATTGCAGTGCCCGTCGGTAACAAAGTCGTCAAGACCAGCAATGGTTCAAACCTGCCTGAGTGGATGACCCCTGCCTATTTTGAATCGCTGGCCACCGATGCCGATATTGGCCGTACCTACCCTGCGCTGATCAAGGAAAAGCTGCTGGATGACACTCGGGAATCTGCACGCCGTAATACGCTATATAGCCAACACCTGCGTATCCAACTGCCGATGCAGGCCTTGCAGGCCAAGATCCGCCAGGAAGACAACATTGACGAGCGTGGCTACCGTTATGTGACCGCCGTGATGCAAGAAAAGGCCACTGACAGCAAAGTGGACGGGCAAACCATCGTACTCAGGCCCTTGGCCTTCGTGCCCACCCGGCGCACGGATACCTCTGTGGACACGGTCGCCAACATGTACGTGATAGGCCCCGAAGACCCGGCGGCCGGGCCATGCCTTTTGTACCGGCCGCTGTTCACGCCGGCCCTGATGCAGTTCCCGTCGCCGGCCAACCTCATCTATACGATCGCGCAATCGAGCAGCTTGTGCGAGTCGGTCTTGGCCTGGCTGCCGGATGCGGTCCGCAGCGACTATACCAACTATGTATTTCCCGGCTCGCTGCCTTCACCTTGGGCGGTCGCCGAGTACCTGGTGGAGCCCGACAAGCTATGGACCATGAGCGGGCCAATGACCCTGGGCACCGAAGTACTCAATGGTGATCGATTCACCACAATGTTCAAGGCCAATGCCCAGGCCCTGATAGAACTGGCCGACCGCCAATCGGTGTCCAACGCCGAAAGCCGTTGGGCGACCTTTAAACACGCAGGCTGGGTGATCTTCAATGGGGTGCTGCCGTTTCTGGGGCGCACCATCGGCACGGGCGCCTGGATCTGGCAGGTGGTCGATCAGCTGCAAACCTTTGTGCAAGCGCATGACCACGACGAAAAACAAGCCGAGTGGTCGGCACTCACCGATGTCCTGTTGAACCTCGGCATGGCGATCACGTTGCACGCCGCCAGCCGCAGCCACCGTACCGGCTACCCACGCAAGACCACGCCAAAGCTGACCAAAGCGACCAGCACAAAGCAGGTCACGATCAAACAAGAGGTGACCCTGACCAAGGAGTTGCCGGCCACACATTTACCGCACCTGCACACCAGCGGCGCAATCAAGCGCATACCCAGCGAACTCGCAACCGTGCTCGACAGCTTCAAGGTCAGCAAACCGCAAGGCCTCGGCGCGGCGCAAACCGCAAAAAACCAGTACCAGCATCTCTTTCATCAGGCACAAAAGTACTACGCCCCTGTGGGGGAACGCTGGTTTGAGGTCAGTGCCGGTGAAGATGAAGCGGTAGTCATCATCGACCCGAAGCAGCCCGGTCGAACAGGACCTGCGTTGATTCACAACGCTCAGGGCCAATGGTTCATCGACACTCGTCTGCGCCTGCGCGGCGCCGGTTCCAAGCAGCTGCAGGAACAGTCAAAATCCAAAGCTGAGATCAACGCGATAGAAGCCAAAAGACGCCTGACGCTATTTGAACAAAACAAACCCACTGCGCAATTGGAGTTGCAGCAGGCCCATCTGGCGATGTCGGACACCGCGTCATCCACTTCATCCGAAGTCAGCCGCCAAACCTACCTGCAAAAACTCAAGAGCCAGAGCAGCGACTACGAGAAGGCACTGCAACAGCTCAAGATATTGAATACGTTCTCGCCCAGCGCGGACTATCAGCAACACGCAATCCGCTACGTGAACGCCCAACTGGAGCTGACCCGGACCGGTATCACCGAAGCGCAAGTCGCCTTCACACCTAAACTCAAAACCGTGCTGGACCAGGTCGAACATCAAATCAGCCATCCAGAGGAACGTCATATCGACGATGCCCGCATCATGAGCGAATTGAGCCAGGACATGATCCAGCGCCTGAACTACAGCCAATCGCGGCTTACCCAACTCAAAGCGCTGGGTGAGCTGGGATTCGAGCAAATTCGCAACTACCGGAGTCAATTGCCAAGCTACACCGCCCGCGACCTCAGGGCCTTGCAAGTGTCTTTGGCGCGCAACTTATGCCTGGACGGCGACAGCATCGCCACAGCCTCGTCAGCCTGGAGTGCCATTGACACCATCGTCGACACCGCCAACCTGTCGATTCAGGCCTTGCATGAAACGTCGATGGAGCGTAGCCAGGCGCGCTTGGATGAACGCATCGAAACCCTTGGCAGCCTGGTCGAACAGTTCAAGATCATCGACGAACGCCTGCAGGATTTCCCCGACGAGTTTCCTGACGCAGCGCTGCCTGCACGTATCACGACCCTGCGCGAAAAAATCCGCGATTTCTACCGCGAAACCCTAGGTAGCCTGGAACTGCTGCACGCGGATAGGGACACGCTCAGAAGCCGCCCGACGCCGCCTTTAACACCGCCAAGAGCAAAGCAAAAAATCATTCACACGCGCTACAACGGGGTATTGGTGGGAGTACCACGACTGACAGAGGCCGGTGATGAAACCGGCATGGTGGATGTCATCTCTCCTCTCAACCAGCAGATCATGGCGACCTTCCACGAAAAAACCCCAGGTGTGTGGGTGCAGCACGTCAATCCCGTCGAGACCACCACTACCACCACTATTCTGGACGTCGCCACCAGTATCAGCCTGGCCCAGAAGCTTCTGGACGGGTTGGGGGCCTTCAAGCAGCGCACTGGCCAACAGGCGATCAAACCGGAGCGCAGCGCTACTGGCATCGAATGGCTGTACCACGAGCACGCGTTAAAACTGGAACAGGCCTCTGCAAACATTGAGCAGGCCCTGACCCAAAGCAACTCCACCGAGAGCAACGGGGGCTCTGCGGCTCTGGTCAACAAACAACTGGGCGAAGCGGCGCAGGCACTCTATCAAGAGGCGGCTCGCCAGAAACTGCAAATGATCAAGAAACGCCCACCCACCATCAGTAGCGTGGAATGGCTTAAGCAAAACAACGAGATCGTAATCAAGAGAACCGTCAAGCGCCGCCGGCTCAAAGGGCCTGTCAAGGTCTACCTGGATGAGTACACCCTGAGTAACCGCAGTGATAAAACTGTGCTGTGGTATGCACACTTCCATTATTCGGCCGAATGGGTGCCCGCCAGGGCTTTTCTCAGGGGGCGCCTGAAAACCCCGCAAGAGCACGCCCGGGGAGTAGATGCCGACAGTCTTGACGGCCTCAACGAACAGCAAAAAACCGCGTTCTACCTCAGCGAAATAAACCGGGACCAGGCCCAGCGGTTGTTTTTCAAAGTGAAGTAA
- a CDS encoding FMN-binding negative transcriptional regulator encodes MYTPRAFALDDLPQIQQLIQHTRLAQLVTVGENGLQASHLPLLLNPDEGPNGTLYGHLAKANPQWRDLQNGSEALVIFAGAEAYVSPAFYPSKAEHGKVVPTWNYLAVHAYGKAEVFSDGERLLKVVGALTDHHERGRAQPWAVGDAPDDYIDAMLKAIVGFALPIDRLVGKRKLSQNRSAADMAGVREALAGSADLRDQNLARFIPQGVAE; translated from the coding sequence ATGTACACACCTCGCGCCTTCGCCCTCGATGATTTGCCCCAAATCCAGCAACTGATCCAGCACACGCGCCTTGCGCAGTTGGTGACCGTGGGTGAAAACGGCCTGCAGGCCAGCCACCTGCCGTTGCTGCTCAATCCCGACGAAGGACCCAACGGTACGCTTTATGGGCATCTGGCCAAAGCCAATCCGCAGTGGCGCGACCTGCAAAACGGCAGTGAAGCACTGGTCATCTTTGCTGGCGCCGAGGCGTATGTCAGCCCGGCGTTTTACCCCTCCAAGGCTGAGCACGGCAAAGTGGTGCCCACCTGGAATTACCTCGCCGTGCACGCTTACGGCAAGGCCGAGGTGTTCAGCGACGGCGAGCGATTACTCAAGGTCGTCGGCGCCCTCACTGATCACCACGAACGCGGCCGCGCCCAACCTTGGGCCGTCGGCGACGCGCCGGACGACTACATCGACGCGATGCTCAAGGCCATCGTTGGCTTTGCCCTGCCTATCGACCGCCTGGTCGGCAAACGCAAGCTCAGCCAGAACCGCAGCGCAGCCGATATGGCCGGCGTACGTGAAGCCCTGGCCGGCAGCGCTGATCTGCGCGACCAGAATCTCGCCCGTTTCATTCCCCAAGGAGTTGCAGAATGA
- a CDS encoding PLP-dependent aminotransferase family protein, translating into MPPLIPSMSFDPAGIELDRRQGLTRQLYDALRQRVLDGRLVSGTRLPATRDMAAALSISRNSVVRAYDQLYAEGFIESRVGDGTYVSQLPTAKKLSTKLSTGFSTGLPTALSTNRLDNARTQASEVIHSVGLDRVKHNHLVQPPCGPPRAFRVGVPAFDLFPFEVWAKLNGAFWRKPDLAQLCYGDPAGDQRLRGLIAAYLRTARGLQCTTEQIVITSGAQQAISLCAQLLVEPGDGVAVENPGYRAAGHAFALAGGRLHGVPVDGDGIDCEVLNRLKDCRVTYVTPSHQYPLGVVMSLARRLELLAWAERTGGWIVEDDYDGEYRYTGAPLSPLAALDRNGRVLYVGTFGKVAFPALRLGYLVLPPGLVEAFTRRRAVDMRHSEVSTQAVMAEFMAAGHFQRHVRRMRRAALSRRNALLVGWPSELPGVGALPSVAAGLHLTVRVDSLAREQALLAQARAVDVEINGLSGYWLADTGPPSDQRAGLVLGFAAVPEAAIAQALARLRRVWLA; encoded by the coding sequence ATGCCGCCCCTCATCCCCTCGATGTCGTTCGACCCTGCTGGCATCGAGTTGGATCGCCGCCAGGGCCTGACACGCCAGCTGTACGATGCGCTGCGCCAGCGCGTGCTGGATGGGCGACTGGTCAGTGGCACGCGCTTGCCTGCCACCCGTGATATGGCGGCGGCGTTGTCGATCTCGCGCAACAGTGTGGTACGCGCCTACGATCAGTTGTATGCCGAGGGGTTTATTGAAAGCCGGGTGGGAGACGGCACCTACGTCTCGCAGCTGCCCACAGCAAAAAAACTATCCACAAAACTATCCACAGGGTTTTCAACAGGCTTACCCACAGCCTTATCCACAAATCGTCTGGATAATGCGCGCACTCAGGCCAGTGAAGTTATCCACAGTGTTGGCCTGGACAGGGTCAAACATAATCATTTGGTTCAGCCTCCTTGTGGTCCGCCGCGGGCTTTTCGGGTGGGGGTACCGGCCTTCGATCTATTCCCTTTTGAGGTGTGGGCCAAGCTCAACGGGGCGTTCTGGCGCAAGCCGGACCTGGCGCAGTTGTGCTACGGCGACCCGGCCGGTGACCAACGTCTACGTGGCTTGATCGCCGCTTACCTGCGCACTGCGCGAGGTCTGCAGTGCACGACTGAGCAAATAGTGATCACCAGTGGCGCACAACAGGCAATCAGCCTTTGTGCACAGTTGCTGGTGGAGCCTGGGGATGGCGTGGCAGTGGAAAATCCGGGTTATCGCGCGGCAGGCCATGCCTTTGCGTTGGCAGGTGGCCGATTGCATGGCGTGCCGGTGGATGGCGATGGTATTGACTGCGAGGTCTTGAACCGCCTGAAGGATTGCCGGGTGACCTATGTCACGCCGTCCCATCAGTACCCGTTGGGCGTGGTGATGAGCCTGGCGCGGCGCCTGGAGTTGCTGGCCTGGGCCGAGCGTACTGGCGGCTGGATCGTCGAGGATGATTATGACGGTGAGTACCGTTACACCGGTGCGCCCCTGTCGCCACTGGCAGCGCTGGATCGCAATGGTCGAGTGCTGTACGTCGGCACCTTCGGCAAGGTGGCATTCCCGGCTTTGCGCCTGGGTTACCTGGTATTGCCGCCGGGTCTGGTAGAGGCCTTTACTCGGCGCCGCGCCGTGGACATGCGTCATTCCGAAGTCAGCACTCAGGCCGTAATGGCCGAATTCATGGCGGCGGGGCATTTCCAGCGCCACGTCCGGCGTATGCGCCGTGCGGCCCTGAGCCGCCGCAACGCTTTGTTGGTCGGCTGGCCCAGCGAACTGCCAGGCGTCGGCGCCTTGCCTAGCGTTGCGGCAGGCTTACACCTGACGGTGCGCGTGGACAGTCTGGCCCGTGAGCAAGCGCTGCTTGCCCAAGCCCGCGCGGTGGATGTCGAGATCAACGGCTTGAGCGGCTACTGGCTGGCAGATACCGGCCCACCATCGGACCAGCGTGCCGGACTGGTGCTGGGGTTCGCTGCCGTGCCTGAGGCGGCCATCGCACAGGCGCTGGCCCGCTTGCGTCGGGTGTGGCTGGCTTGA
- a CDS encoding helix-turn-helix domain-containing protein: protein MSRSVEERTLLIESIQTSLADGTLELAEAVRRLRTEVTGLHQSQFARMCKISVRTLVHIEHGEGNQTVKSLNAVLRPFGMQMGVVKLRRNRS from the coding sequence ATGAGCCGCAGCGTTGAAGAGCGAACCCTGCTGATCGAAAGCATTCAGACCTCCCTCGCCGATGGGACATTGGAACTCGCCGAGGCTGTACGTCGCCTGCGCACCGAAGTTACGGGTTTGCACCAGAGTCAGTTTGCCAGAATGTGCAAAATCTCTGTGCGCACCCTCGTTCACATCGAACACGGCGAGGGCAATCAGACCGTGAAATCGCTTAACGCGGTCTTGCGACCTTTCGGTATGCAGATGGGCGTGGTCAAGTTGCGACGCAACAGATCTTGA
- a CDS encoding ABC transporter substrate-binding protein, whose protein sequence is MKFRPLLALGLTMLAASTQAFGGATLDRIEQKKELVGVLMESYPPFSFLNEQNQLDGFDVDVAKAVAQKLGVKLRLETPSWDVIAAGRWSGRYDICICSMTPSKARAEVFDFPVEYYASPAVIVVNAKDDRIHEAKDLSGKKVGLTSASSYESYLNKSLVIEGAEDTQLQYPFEDVQIAPYDTDNVAFQDLGLGAGVRLDAILTNLVTAQPRLTQDKRFKLAGAPLYSEPNSVAIEKGDAQWDSKVREVFAQLKQDGTLSKLSQKWIGADISQ, encoded by the coding sequence TTGAAATTCAGACCGCTGTTGGCCCTGGGCCTGACGATGTTGGCTGCTTCCACCCAAGCCTTTGGCGGTGCCACGCTGGATCGTATCGAGCAGAAGAAGGAACTGGTCGGCGTGCTGATGGAAAGCTACCCGCCGTTTTCATTTCTCAACGAGCAGAACCAGCTCGACGGTTTCGATGTGGATGTGGCCAAGGCCGTGGCGCAAAAGCTTGGCGTGAAGCTGCGCCTGGAAACCCCTTCATGGGACGTCATTGCCGCTGGCCGCTGGAGCGGGCGCTATGACATTTGCATCTGCTCCATGACCCCGAGTAAGGCACGCGCCGAGGTGTTCGACTTCCCGGTTGAGTATTACGCCTCGCCCGCGGTGATCGTGGTCAACGCCAAGGATGATCGCATCCACGAAGCCAAGGACCTGAGCGGCAAGAAAGTCGGGCTCACCAGCGCCTCCAGCTACGAGAGTTACCTGAACAAGAGCCTGGTCATCGAAGGCGCCGAAGACACGCAGCTGCAGTACCCGTTCGAAGACGTGCAGATCGCCCCGTACGATACCGACAACGTGGCCTTCCAGGACCTCGGCCTGGGCGCCGGCGTGCGCCTGGACGCAATCCTCACCAACCTGGTTACCGCGCAGCCGCGCTTGACCCAGGACAAGCGCTTCAAGCTGGCCGGCGCACCGCTGTATTCGGAGCCCAACTCGGTGGCCATCGAGAAAGGCGACGCGCAGTGGGACAGCAAAGTGCGTGAGGTCTTCGCCCAGCTCAAACAGGACGGCACCTTGAGCAAGCTGTCGCAAAAATGGATCGGCGCCGACATCAGCCAATGA
- a CDS encoding GNAT family N-acetyltransferase: MSTSLADWKGVPSPTVQLLEGHFIRLEKLDPARHGDQLWQALQGPGADPKLWDYLPYGPFPERGAFDTWLNNHAAHSDPYFFSVIDRASGQVQGILSLMSIVPAQGRVEIGHVTFGAPMQRSPKSTEAVYLLAKYAFEQGYRRLEWKCNNSNARSRYAAERLGFSFEGVFRQHMVVKGQNRDTAWYSILDSEWPKVGAGFEAWLSEANQSGSGQLKTLADCRI, translated from the coding sequence ATGTCCACTTCCCTCGCCGACTGGAAAGGCGTCCCGTCACCCACGGTTCAACTGCTTGAAGGACACTTTATCCGCCTGGAAAAACTCGACCCGGCGCGCCACGGCGATCAACTGTGGCAAGCCCTACAAGGGCCCGGTGCTGACCCGAAGCTATGGGACTATTTGCCCTACGGCCCGTTTCCCGAGCGCGGCGCCTTTGATACCTGGCTGAACAACCATGCGGCCCATAGCGACCCGTATTTTTTCAGCGTGATCGACCGCGCGAGCGGTCAGGTCCAGGGCATCCTCAGCCTGATGTCCATCGTCCCAGCCCAAGGCCGCGTTGAAATCGGCCACGTCACCTTCGGCGCGCCGATGCAGCGCTCGCCAAAAAGTACCGAAGCGGTTTACCTGCTGGCCAAGTACGCGTTCGAACAGGGCTACCGCCGCCTGGAGTGGAAGTGCAACAACAGCAATGCGCGCTCCAGGTATGCGGCCGAGCGATTGGGGTTCAGTTTTGAGGGGGTGTTCCGCCAGCATATGGTGGTCAAGGGGCAGAACCGGGATACGGCGTGGTATTCGATCCTGGATTCGGAATGGCCCAAAGTGGGCGCGGGATTTGAGGCCTGGTTGTCTGAGGCGAACCAGAGTGGTTCGGGCCAGCTGAAAACGCTGGCCGACTGCCGGATCTAG
- a CDS encoding amino acid ABC transporter permease, whose protein sequence is MSFRIRLYLTWAALFALFASFFLSFDLKFSIILDKLPNLVGLHLAPNGFLQGAALTLFLCLCAMLASSVLGFITALGRLSKSAVAFGIASFYASFFRGTPLLIQILLIYLGLPQLGLVPGAIVAGIIALSLNYGAYLSEIFRAGILGVPHGQREAALALGMRDREIFWHVTLPQAMRTIIPPATNQFISMLKDSSLVSVMGVWEVMFLAQSYGRSSYRYIEMLTTAAIIYWVLSLGLELIQARMERHFGKGYVRRG, encoded by the coding sequence ATGAGTTTTCGCATACGGCTTTACCTGACCTGGGCGGCGCTGTTCGCCCTGTTTGCCAGTTTCTTCCTGAGCTTTGACCTGAAGTTCTCGATCATTCTCGACAAGCTGCCCAACCTGGTCGGCCTGCACCTGGCGCCCAACGGTTTTCTGCAAGGTGCGGCGCTGACGCTGTTCCTGTGCCTGTGCGCCATGCTTGCGTCATCGGTGCTGGGCTTTATCACTGCGCTGGGGCGCCTGTCGAAAAGCGCGGTGGCGTTTGGCATTGCCAGTTTCTACGCCTCGTTCTTTCGTGGCACGCCGCTGCTGATCCAGATCCTGCTGATTTACCTGGGCCTGCCGCAACTGGGCCTGGTGCCGGGCGCCATCGTCGCCGGGATCATCGCGTTGTCGCTGAACTATGGTGCCTACCTGAGCGAGATTTTCCGCGCCGGCATCCTCGGCGTGCCCCATGGTCAACGCGAGGCCGCGCTGGCCCTGGGTATGCGTGACCGGGAAATTTTCTGGCACGTCACCCTGCCCCAGGCCATGCGCACCATCATCCCCCCGGCCACCAACCAGTTCATCTCGATGCTCAAGGACTCGTCGCTGGTCTCGGTGATGGGAGTATGGGAAGTGATGTTCCTGGCACAGTCCTATGGCCGCTCCAGCTACCGCTACATCGAGATGCTCACCACGGCGGCAATCATTTACTGGGTGCTTTCACTCGGACTGGAGCTGATCCAGGCGCGCATGGAGCGGCATTTCGGCAAGGGGTATGTGCGGCGCGGCTGA
- a CDS encoding GNAT family N-acetyltransferase, with amino-acid sequence MTPIDIRQVTAADHAAWLPLWLAYLKFYNTELPDAISQSTWQRLIDAREPTHSALAWQDGKAVGMVNFIYHRSNWSIENSCYLQDLLVDPSQRGTGVGRKLIEFVYATAKADGCCKVHWLTHETNATAIQLYERIAERPGFIQFRQGL; translated from the coding sequence ATGACCCCGATCGACATCCGCCAAGTCACCGCCGCGGACCACGCCGCCTGGCTACCGTTGTGGCTGGCCTACTTGAAGTTCTACAACACCGAACTACCGGACGCCATCAGCCAAAGCACCTGGCAACGCCTGATAGACGCTCGCGAGCCGACCCACTCGGCGCTCGCCTGGCAGGACGGCAAGGCGGTGGGCATGGTTAACTTCATCTATCATCGCTCCAACTGGAGCATCGAGAACTCGTGCTACCTGCAGGATCTTTTAGTGGATCCATCCCAACGCGGCACCGGCGTGGGTCGTAAGCTGATCGAGTTCGTCTACGCCACCGCCAAGGCCGATGGCTGCTGCAAAGTGCACTGGTTGACCCACGAGACCAACGCCACCGCGATCCAACTCTACGAACGCATCGCCGAACGCCCTGGTTTCATCCAATTTCGCCAAGGTCTTTAA